The nucleotide window AAAACAGGCCTGCTTTTAAGATTGCTGTATATCATTTTGACTCTTCAGAGGATTTTATTTATCCTGTAATATCACACTTAAAAGAAGAAGTGTTGCTAAAAATTTCTGGTAAAAATTGGTTAGACATTTCTGATGAAAAAGCCAATAAAGGAAATGCCTTAAGACAAGTGCAAGCGCTTTTAAACGTTACTAAAGCAGAAACAATGGTTTTTGGTGATTATCATAATGATATAGAAATGATGCAAGAGGCCGATTTTAGTTTTGCAATGGATAATGCACATAAAGACATTAAAGCCTTAGCTAAATTTAGTACAGAAAGCAATGATAATAATGGTGTTGAAAAAGTGATTAAAGAATTGCTAAATACACTTTAATCATTAAATTCTACAGTACTTTGTCTTTCTCTATTTACCTGTAATTTGGTAACATCTGGTCTAGAATAATGCCCAACAACATCAAAGTTTTGACGCTCTTCTAAAACACGATTAAAATCTAACGTTTCTATGATTAAACCTTCCTTTTCTAATACAGGCTCAATTAGCCATTCTCCATCTGGACCTGCAATACAAGAACCTCCATTTGCCAAAACTTCTGGAGCATCCTTTACTATTTTATCATAGTGAGGTACATCTTTAGGAAAATCTGATTTTGCCATTAAACTAGAAACAGAAATTACAAACGAACGCGATTCTCTAGCTATAAAACGTGTAATATCTTTGGTATTATGCTCTGAACCTGGCCAAACTGCAATGTGTAAATTTTCTCCTAAACCATACAAAGCTGTTCTTGGTAAAGGCATCCAATTTTCCCAACAGTTTAATCCGCCTACAGTAAACTCTTTTAGCGAATGTACTTTCAAACCATTTCCATCTCCAGGAGCCCAAGTTAAACGTTCATCGAAAGTTGGTTGTAATTTTCGATGTACAGATTTTATAATTCCTTCTTCATTAATATAAACCAAACTTGCATAAATACTATGTCCTCCTCTATTTTCTGCACGCTCCATAATACCTAAATAAATGGCTATTTTGTGTTGTTTTGCAAGTGTGCAGACAGCATCTAACTCGCCTTTTTCTATAGTTATAGAATTGCGAATGTAATGTGCGTGAATTTCTTTTTGAGTGGTTGAGTTCCAAGCAGCACCATTGGTTAATGCTATCCAAAATGGATAACCAGGTAGTAAAGCTTCACCAAATACAATAAGCTCGCAATTTTCTTGAGCTGCATTTGTAATTGATTTTTTTATTTTCTGCAACGTTTTTTCCTTGTTTAACCAAACAGGAGAAATTTGTGCTAAAGCTACTTTTAACAAATTCTTGCTCATCTTTTAAATTTGGATATTTACTACTAAGCCCTCATTAGATCTTACATTAAAAACAGTTTCATCCTCAAAGATTAAATACTGACCTTTAATGCCTACTAATTTACCTGTATAAGTAGGAGTTTTAATTAAGTTTAAACTTTTTGGTTTTGCTGGATATTGAGTAACTGGAAAATTAATATTGGTTTCTATATTACTTTCAATAAAATATTCAGTTGCTTCTGCAGGAATGTATTCTTTTAGTTTCTCTCTCCATTCTACTAAATTAACATCTTCAATATCATTCTTTAGCATTTTACGCCAATTGGTTTTATCTGCAACATGTTCTTTTAAGGCAACTTCTGTAATACCTGCTAAATATCTATTAGGTACTTCTACTATTTCTATAGCTTCATGTGCTCCTTGATCTATCCATCTAGTAGGTACTTGTTGTTTTCTAGTAACACCAACTTTTACATTGCTAGAATTAGCCAAATACACAATATGAGGTTGCAATTGCACACGTTTTTCATAAGCTAAATCACGATCTTCTTCATCTAAATGTGCTTTGCTTAACTCTGGTCTCATAATCCAATCTGCTGCTTGAGGAATATCAAAAAAACACGATTGACAATATCCTTGTCTGTATATTTTCTTTTCTAAATGACAGTTTAAACACTCATAAGTAACAAAAGAAAGTTTTATCTCCTTAGATATCAACTGGTTCATGTTTAAGAAATCAGTTTTCATATCTAAATAATATTGAACCTCATCTCCAATTTCGGTCATCATTTTTCTTAATACTCCTTGATACTGCATAAATAAATTTTGTTATTTTTAGCTTATTAACAAACTTACTAAAAAACGAACTTAATTTATGGCTTTACCTATTGTAAATTCAATCATTTCTTGGTTTTTAAAGAAGCGAATTCATCAAATAGAGTTGTTTTTAAAGTATCCAAATGATGTGCAAACTGAACTTTTATTAAAGTTAACTAGTGCTGCAAAACGCACTGAATTTGGTAAAAAACACGAGTTTTCATCCATAAAAAGTTATACCGATTTTACAAACCTTGTACCTATACAAAAATATGAAAGTATAGAACCACTCATTGAACGATGTAGAAGAGGAGAACAGAATTTATTTTGGGCATCACCCATAAAATGGTTTGCAAAAAGTAGTGGTACAACAAATGCTAAAAGTAAGTTTATACCTGTTAGTGATGAGGCTTTAGAATATTGTCATATGAAAGCTGGTAAAGACATGTTATGCTTGTATTTGCACAATAATGCTGAAACACAATTATTTACAGGTAAAGGTTTAAAACTAGGTGGAAGTTCTGCCATTTACGAAGACAACAATTCTTACTTTGGAGATTTATCTGCAATAATTACTGAGAATTTACCTTTTTGGGCAGACTACAGTTCTGCTCCAAGCCAAGAAGTTTCTTTAATGGCTGAATGGGAAACCAAAATGGAGGCCATAATTGATGAAACCATCAACGAAAATATTACAAGTTTGGTTGGTGTACCAAGTTGGATGTTAGTCTTATTAAATCGTGTTTTAGAACGAACAGGAAAAAATCATATTCTAGAAGTTTGGCCGAATTTAGAGGTGTATTTTCATGGTGGTGTAAACTTTAACCCTTACAGAGAACAGTATAAAAAACTTATTCCGAAAAAAGACTTTCAGTATTATGAAACCTATAATGCTTCTGAAGGTTTTTTTGCGATACAAGATGAAAATGGCTCTAAAGAACTCTTGTTGATGTTAGATTATGGAATTTTTTATGAGTTTATAGACATGAAAAACTATAAGGGAGAAGCCTCAAAAACGATTCCGCTTTCTGAAGTAGAAAAAGATGTAGACTATGCTTTGATTATAACTACCAACAGTGGTTTGTGGCGTTATTTAATAGGTGATACCATTCGTTTTACTTCTTTACATCCTTATCGAATTAAAATTACAGGAAGAACAAAACATTATATCAATGTATTTGGAGAAGAGCTAAATATTGAGAATGTAGAAGATGCTCTAAAGCTAACTTGTGAAAAAACAGATGCCTTAATTAAGGAGTATACAGCAGGCCCAATTTTTATGAAAGATAATAAAAGTGGTGGTCATGAATGGGTTATTGAATTTACCAAAAAACCTGAAAACATGAATTATTTTACAGAGATGTTAGACAATTCATTAAAAGCTATTAACTCAGATTACGAAGCAAAACGTTACAACTCTATGACCTTAGCTATGCCAAAAATACATGTGGCGAAAGATGGTTTATTTTACGATTGGCTTAAGAAAAAAGATAAACTAGGAGGCCAACACAAAGTGCCAAGATTATCTAACTCCAGAGATTTTGTGGAGGAGTTGTTAAAGATGTAAAATTAAATCTTACGTTCTACAACGTAATCAATCATTTGTAGTAATGACTTTCTGTAAGGAGATTCTGGATAGTTATTTAAAATAGCAATGGCTTTACTCTTGTAAGAGTTCATTTGAGAAATGGTATAATCTATTCCTCCATTTTCTTTTACAAACGCAATAAGTTCTTTAACACGAACTTTATTTTTATTATGCTTTTTAACGGTATTTATTATCCAAGCTTTTTCTTTGGCTGTACAATTGTTTAAGGTATGGATTAAAGGCAATGTCATTTTTTGCTCTTTAATATCTATACCTGTAGGTTTCCCTATTTTTTCATCAGAATAATCAAATAAATCATCTTTAATTTGAAAAGCGATGCCAATATATTCTCCGAATTTTCGCATTTGCTGCACAGTTTCTTGGTTTGCGCCTACAGAAGCTGCTCCAATACCACAACATGCCGCAATTAAAGTTGCTGTTTTTTGACGAATAATATCAAAATAAACATCTTCTGTAATATCTAATTTTCTTGCCTTTTCTATTTGTAGTAACTCACCTTCGCTCATTTCACGAACTGCAATAGAAATTAGCTTTAGCAAATCGAAATCTTCATTATCTATAGAAAGTAACAATCCTTTAGATAATAAAAAATCACCCACTAGAACAGCAATCTTATTTTTCCAAAGTGCATTTATAGAAAAGAAACCTCTTCTTCTGTTAGAATCATCTACAACATCATCATGCACTAAAGTTGCAGTATGTATTAATTCTACTACAGATGCTCCTCTATACGTTCGCTCATCAAAACCACCATTAGAAACCATTTTTGCTACTAAAAAAACAAACATTGGTCTCATTTGCTTTCCTTTTCTACGAACAATGTAATAGGTAATTCTGTTTAATAATGGCACTTTAGAAAGCATGGAATCTTTGAACTTTCTCTCAAAAAGTTCCATCTCTTTCTTAATAGGCAATTTTATAAGTTCTACTGGTTTCATCTAAGGTGAACTAAATACAGAATTTGCTTGTAAAAATACGAAATATAAACAAGAAGGTATGCAGTAAAAAAGCCTAG belongs to Polaribacter dokdonensis and includes:
- a CDS encoding polyprenyl synthetase family protein — translated: MKPVELIKLPIKKEMELFERKFKDSMLSKVPLLNRITYYIVRRKGKQMRPMFVFLVAKMVSNGGFDERTYRGASVVELIHTATLVHDDVVDDSNRRRGFFSINALWKNKIAVLVGDFLLSKGLLLSIDNEDFDLLKLISIAVREMSEGELLQIEKARKLDITEDVYFDIIRQKTATLIAACCGIGAASVGANQETVQQMRKFGEYIGIAFQIKDDLFDYSDEKIGKPTGIDIKEQKMTLPLIHTLNNCTAKEKAWIINTVKKHNKNKVRVKELIAFVKENGGIDYTISQMNSYKSKAIAILNNYPESPYRKSLLQMIDYVVERKI
- a CDS encoding carbon-nitrogen hydrolase family protein, which produces MSKNLLKVALAQISPVWLNKEKTLQKIKKSITNAAQENCELIVFGEALLPGYPFWIALTNGAAWNSTTQKEIHAHYIRNSITIEKGELDAVCTLAKQHKIAIYLGIMERAENRGGHSIYASLVYINEEGIIKSVHRKLQPTFDERLTWAPGDGNGLKVHSLKEFTVGGLNCWENWMPLPRTALYGLGENLHIAVWPGSEHNTKDITRFIARESRSFVISVSSLMAKSDFPKDVPHYDKIVKDAPEVLANGGSCIAGPDGEWLIEPVLEKEGLIIETLDFNRVLEERQNFDVVGHYSRPDVTKLQVNRERQSTVEFND
- a CDS encoding DUF2797 domain-containing protein, translating into MQYQGVLRKMMTEIGDEVQYYLDMKTDFLNMNQLISKEIKLSFVTYECLNCHLEKKIYRQGYCQSCFFDIPQAADWIMRPELSKAHLDEEDRDLAYEKRVQLQPHIVYLANSSNVKVGVTRKQQVPTRWIDQGAHEAIEIVEVPNRYLAGITEVALKEHVADKTNWRKMLKNDIEDVNLVEWREKLKEYIPAEATEYFIESNIETNINFPVTQYPAKPKSLNLIKTPTYTGKLVGIKGQYLIFEDETVFNVRSNEGLVVNIQI
- a CDS encoding GH3 auxin-responsive promoter family protein, whose translation is MALPIVNSIISWFLKKRIHQIELFLKYPNDVQTELLLKLTSAAKRTEFGKKHEFSSIKSYTDFTNLVPIQKYESIEPLIERCRRGEQNLFWASPIKWFAKSSGTTNAKSKFIPVSDEALEYCHMKAGKDMLCLYLHNNAETQLFTGKGLKLGGSSAIYEDNNSYFGDLSAIITENLPFWADYSSAPSQEVSLMAEWETKMEAIIDETINENITSLVGVPSWMLVLLNRVLERTGKNHILEVWPNLEVYFHGGVNFNPYREQYKKLIPKKDFQYYETYNASEGFFAIQDENGSKELLLMLDYGIFYEFIDMKNYKGEASKTIPLSEVEKDVDYALIITTNSGLWRYLIGDTIRFTSLHPYRIKITGRTKHYINVFGEELNIENVEDALKLTCEKTDALIKEYTAGPIFMKDNKSGGHEWVIEFTKKPENMNYFTEMLDNSLKAINSDYEAKRYNSMTLAMPKIHVAKDGLFYDWLKKKDKLGGQHKVPRLSNSRDFVEELLKM